One region of Chelonoidis abingdonii isolate Lonesome George chromosome 14, CheloAbing_2.0, whole genome shotgun sequence genomic DNA includes:
- the SPATA25 gene encoding spermatogenesis-associated protein 25: MGRGQCWYIMGRRGTSLIPTLAMSYFVKEKASSGFLTSIQDASRQLQVAKSNLLSVSQSGETSPLAGLLVPGVLRRKTQEIAAPSHVEATLVYQQKTLKQPCSSAQQSPRFPLSSRSGYRDIRWEPYSGHYCGRYSRKFPQHKQDEISIWDYAPERVREKQPCGPSGMYSCISVKGYPPTQQRNGQHIGELGSPGGDFPLATCGFPPRDAFLMPIKLSKNRGQQSVQNPPPDICILTLAMMIAGIPTVPVPGIKEEDLIRAAQNFMTENPEQGIQGEITSKRTGDAQFWKKDRQRKRPVDRSFQPPSIAHFEK, translated from the exons ATGGGGAGAGGTCAGTGCTGGTACATCATGGGGAGAAGAGGCACCAGCCTGATTCCTACACTGGCAATGTCTTATTTTGTGAAGGAAAAAGCTTCTTCAGGTTTTTTAACTTCCATCCAAg ATGCCAGCAGACAGCTCCAAGTGGCAAAGAGCAATCTACTAAGTGTTTCTCAGTCTGGGGAGACATCTCCTCTTGCTGGGCTTCTGGTTCCAGGAGTGCTCAGAAGGAAAACACAGGAAATTGCAGCTCCTTCACATGTAGAAGCAACCCTTGTGTATCAGCAGAAGACACTAAAACAGCCTTGTAGTAGTGCCCAGCAGAGTCCAAGATTCCCTCTCAGTAGCAGATCAGGATACAGGGACATAAGGTGGGAGCCTTACAGTGGACACTATTGTGGAAGGTATTCTAGAAAGTTTCCCCAGCATAAACAGGATGAGATCTCTATATGGGATTATGCACCTGAACGGGTCAGAGAGAAGCAGCCATGTGGCCCCTCTGGCATGTATTCATGTATCTCTGTGAAAGGATATCCTCCAACCCAGCAAAGGAATGGGCAGCACATTGGTGAGCTGGGCAGCCCAGGAGGAGACTTCCCACTGGCTACCTGTGGATTTCCTCCCAGAGATGCTTTTCTTATGCCCATAAAACTCAGTAAGAACAGAGGTCAACAGTCAGTGCAGAACCCTCCTCCAGACATCTGCATCCTCACTCTTGCCATGATGATAGCTGGCATCCCCACAGTGCCTGTGCCAGGGATTAAAGAGGAAGATCTGATCAGAGCTGCACAGAACTTCATGACAGAGAATCCAGAGCAAGGTATACAGGGGGAGATAACTTCAAAAAGGACAGGGGATGCACAGTTCTggaagaaagacagacagaggaaGAGACCAGTAGACAGAAGCTTCCAGCCCCCTTCCATAGCACACTTTGAGAAGTAA
- the CTSA gene encoding lysosomal protective protein isoform X2, whose product MGPVLLCALLLAASRVGAAPSADEVTYLPGLAKQPSFRQYSGYLRIDPHKRLHYWFTEAQSNPESSPLVLWLNGGPGCSSMSGLLTEHGPFLIQPDGTTLQYNDYSWNKIANMLYLESPAGVGFSYSDDKDYATNDTQVARDNYLALKEFFHLFPEYSKNKFFLTGESYAGIYIPTLAEWVMQDSSINLKGLAVGNGLSSYEINDNSLVYFAYYHGLLGTGLWTDLQRFCCSQGKCNFHKNSNLNCTLRMQEMIQIVEESGLNIYNLYAPCAGGVPGSYRYDQDQLISYDLGISFIQQPLKYSWRQNLLRMPAAMKGVRLEPPCTNSTASTTYLNTPEVRQALHISSEAPEWHICSSEVNHNYKRQYMTVNDQYLKLLGTMEYRILVYNGDIDMACNFLGDEWFVDSLDQKVQVARRPWLYNDGTEDQIGGFVKEFTNIAFLTIKGAGHMVPTDQPQAAFTMFRRFIQQQPY is encoded by the exons ATGGGGCCCGTCCTGCTCTGCGCGCTGCTGCTGGCCGCCTCCCGCGTCGGGGCGGCGCCCTCCGCCGACGAGGTGACCTACCTGCCGGGGCTGGCCAAGCAGCCCTCCTTCCGGCAGTACTCGGGCTACCTCCGCATCGACCCCCACAAGCGTCTGCACTACTG GTTTACAGAGGCTCAGAGCAACCCTGAGAGCAGCCCTCTGGTGCTGTGGCTGAATGGGGGACCTGGCTGCAGCTCCATGTCTGGCTTATTGACAGAGCATGGCCCCTTCCTG ATCCAGCCCGATGGGACCACCCTGCAGTACAATGACTATTCCTGGAATAAG ATTGCCAACATGCTGTACCTGGAGTCCCCAGCAGGTGTTGGCTTCTCCTACTCTGATGACAAAGACTATGCCACTAATGACACCCAG GTGGCCCGTGATAACTACTTGGCGCTGAAGGAGTTCTTCCACCTCTTTCCGGAGTACAGCAAGAACAAGTTCTTCCTGACTGGGGAGAGCTATGCTGGCATTTACATACCCACGCTGGCTGAGTGGGTGATGCAGGACTCCAGCATCAACTTGAAG GGACTTGCTGTGGGAAATGGCCTCTCCTCCTATGAGATCAATGACAATTCCCTGGTTTACTTTGCCTATTACCATGGCCTCCTGGGAACAGG GCTGTGGACAGATCTGCAGCGCTTCTGCTGCTCCCAGGGAAAATGCAACTTCCATAAAAACTCCAACCTGAACTGCACACTCAGG ATGCAAGAGATGATCCAGATCGTGGAGGAGTCAGGCCTGAACATCTACAATCTCTATGCCCCATGTGCTGGCGGTGTCCCTGGAAGCTACAG GTATGATCAGGACCAGCTCATCAGCTATGACTTGGGCATCTCCTTCATCCAGCAGCCCCTGAAATACTCCTGGAGGCAG AATCTGCTCCGGATGCCAGCAGCCATGAAAGGGGTTCGTCTAGAACCCCCTTGCACCAACTCCACAGCCTCCACCACCTACCTGAACACCCCTGAAGTGAGGCAGGCGCTGCACATCTCTTCAGAGGCACCTGAGTGGCATATATGCAG TTCAGAGGTGAACCACAACTACAAGCGGCAGTACATGACTGTGAACGACCAGTACCTGAAGCTGCTTGGCACCATG GAATACCGGATCCTGGTGTACAATGGTGACATTGACATGGCCTGCAACTTCCTGGGGGATGAGTGGTTCGTGGACTCTCTGGACCAGAAG gtgcaAGTGGCCCGCAGGCCCTGGTTGTACAATGATGGGACTGAAGACCAGATCGGGGGCTTTGTGAAGGAATTCACCAATATCGCCTTCCTCACCATCAAG GGAGCTGGTCACATGGTGCCCACAGACCAACCGCAAGCCGCCTTCACCATGTTCAGACGCTTCATTCAACAGCAGCCTTACTGA
- the ZSWIM3 gene encoding zinc finger SWIM domain-containing protein 3, with translation MDVGSCFRNYDDFKECFNTYKKENKCHYGLKNCISVRFYNRKHGTSIREDITFIQVKFGCVRTREYSKKRKPQPSLCPAFFVLQYNEEIDRLVITELNSNHIHVDPGGTSLARTSSSLVMRTTTKTAGCMADGSPVTKLPRQQSREADATVTVSEECVMADMTLNGSPAPLNKVAVQPEAVKESVSTSALVRIAEVMKNFLRVDMGSLASISVGSSQDLDRLNFQTSKMRSLFVKFPESLLLHRVQSERGHVLYAFLVESKDRVGKMVHFAVLKEDTGDNVSKMLTVFKEFNPEWQKVKVVFVDMSFLHKATMQELFPSTQVLLSVYHTVRFLEKKVKETVATVSFKHKLKLALREVVFSTSNANLDILSQLVKSLVDKQLYNYLQANWFSCEMLWYMHAKKGLHSCSTYVDSLDLITHKISSLFNKQLSLETSILHFVEYADCFNTKGLENLNQGFSSVEEENQSKHVEKPKVRTRASMKHTPVAASQPQNKCPEPPNQLAKQKPANPPGTMLAAIRESCTDLGYQLCLNEWEVVQKSTQLINVMKDNIVVQLLEDTHQVSKDCKNCSCYFHCRYQLPCRHILSVLHANKKAVEEAMVCKRWQKKYQHLSVLGDNLLDNIGPSVGNQSAAAEERYDKIQSLSKELANLLMQCDGEELEERSSTLKMIVDIWAKSSEPVEEAGKCSTFRNVGDLPFLWVKQEEIEMEDAGATSERSLTGTNIFLI, from the coding sequence GTTCATCCAGGTGAAGTTTGGCTGTGTCCGGACACGGGAATACAGTAAGAAGAGGAAACCACAACCCAGCTTGTGCCCAGCCTTTTTTGTCCTGCAGTATAACGAGGAAATAGACCGGCTGGTGATTACTGAACTGAACAGTAATCACATCCATGTAGACCCGGGGGGAACTTCCTTGGCCCGTACTAGCTCTTCTCTAGTGATGAGAACCACAACCAAAACTGCAGGTTGCATGGCAGATGGCAGCCCTGTAACAAAACTGCCTAGACAACAATCAAGAGAGGCAGATGCCACTGTAACAGTCAGTGAGGAGTGTGTGATGGCTGACATGACTTTGAATGGATCACCTGCCCCACTCAACAAGGTTGCTGTGCAACCTGAGGCAGTGAAGGAAAGTGTCTCAACTTCAGCTTTAGTCAGAATTGCAGAGGTCATGAAAAACTTCCTGAGGGTGGACATGGGCTCATTGGCCTCTATTAGTGTGGGCAGCAGCCAGGACCTAGACAGACTGAACTTCCAGACCAGCAAGATGAGGAGCCTGTTTGTCAAGTTCCCTGAGAGCCTGTTGCTGCATAGGGTGCAGAGTGAGAGAGGGCATGTGCTTTACGCCTTTCTTGTGGAGAGTAAGGACCGAGTAGGGAAGATGGTGCACTTTGCTGTCCTGAAGGAGGACACTGGTGACAATGTAAGCAAAATGCTGACTGTCTTCAAAGAGTTCAATCCTGAGTGGCAGAAGGTCAAGGTGGTCTTTGTGGACATGTCTTTCCTTCACAAAGCCACCATGCAGGAGCTCTTCCCCTCAACCCAGGTGCTTCTCTCTGTCTACCACACTGTCCGATTCCTTGAGAAGAAGGTAAAGGAAACAGTGGCCACTGTTTCCTTCAAGCATAAACTGAAGTTGGCTTTGAGGGAGGTGGTTTTTTCCACCTCCAATGCAAATCTAGACATCTTGTCTCAGCTGGTAAAGAGCTTGGTGGACAAACAGCTGTACAACTATCTTCAGGCCAACTGGTTCTCCTGTGAGATGCTGTGGTACATGCATGCAAAGAAGGGTCTCCATTCCTGCAGCACATATGTAGACAGTCTGGATCTCATCACTCATAAAATATCCAGTCTCTTCAACAAGCAGTTGTCCCTGGAGACCAGTATCCTTCACTTTGTTGAATATGCCGATTGCTTCAATAccaaaggtctggaaaacctgaaCCAGGGTTTCTCAAGTGTTGAAGAGGAGAATCAGAGCAAACATGTGGAAAAGCCTAAGGTGCGTACCCGTGCCTCCATGAAGCATACCCCTGTTGCTGCCTCACAACCTCAAAACAAATGTCCTGAACCGCCCAACCAACTTGCCAAACAGAAACCTGCAAATCCCCCTGGCACCATGCTGGCAGCAATCCGAGAGAGTTGCACAGACCTAGGCTACCAGCTGTGTCTGAATGAGTGGGAGGTGGTGCAGAAGTCAACTCAGCTCATTAATGTCATGAAAGACAATATTGTGGTTCAGCTACTAGAAGACACACACCAGGTCAGCAAAGACTGCAAGAACTGCAGCTGTTACTTCCACTGCCGGTACCAGCTCCCCTGCAGGCACATCTTGTCTGTGCTGCATGCCAACAAGAAAGCTGTGGAGGAAGCTATGGTGTGCAAGCGTTGGCAGAAGAAGTACCAGCACCTTTCAGTCTTAGGAGATAATCTCCTAGACAATATTGGGCCCTCAGTGGGGAACCAATCAGCAGCAGCGGAAGAAAGATATGACAAAATCCAGTCCCTCAGCAAGGAGCTTGCTAATCTCCTGATGCAGTGTGATGGGGAAGAGCTAGAGGAGCGCAGCTCCACACTCAAAATGATTGTGGATATCTGGGCTAAATCCTCAGAGCCAGTGGAGGAGGCTGGGAAATGCTCTACCTTCAGAAATGTGGGGGACTTGCCATTTCTTTGGGTAAAGCAGGAGGAAATAGAAATGGAGGATGCAGGTGCAACCTCTGAGAGATCACTGACAGGTACTAACATATTCCTGATTTGA
- the CTSA gene encoding lysosomal protective protein isoform X1, producing the protein MALVTVKELLSFDCGSLVAYQLDKNSQLDSISFQTVLMRNIFVHFPDVIFIHRTHNPRGKALYMFMVDRPFLKLQGEMTKVIHFAVPAKESAESLAHMYRTFKAFNPEWKKIKTFLVDPHFRLLQTLSEAFPSAEVQLSVFHVCKHLQQKIHQMSLECISERLILNALRNTMCAATESNLRMMHTILSDFVKPDLLPQLHTHWLLNDKIWAMHRWRNWMECNQYFKDLEIITRGLSQVFCTGLSLEICITSLAKHYQKCVSKRPPDAMLFSVNPLSSTMSTETVFQSLPAQDSSPTSHNPQIALQNQPAKSSPLVSPSLTTAHQKWPGQNSPPNPLVLLPHPLPASPSPLLLQNQLAAPQIFPFQNQPAQYSSPVSLSLTAAHQKWPGQNSLPNPLVLQNPLPAPESPLLPQNQLANPQSPLNPLSHEIKLEIITEDPKGDQDVECNQETEDCIRQSLRDICTEPAARLCLNEFAVAQKSVQLIGTNEDIVNIQILEDTHRVNQRGLKSCTCHFSQAFQLPCRHILAVLNSDKKILQPEMLSEQWQKEPNISQAGQNGTDGLLEVLKSSWNESLDKSLAVSFLTAEISRLLTQCSSEEFDRRYNTLRELADSWIGPYVQMGPVLLCALLLAASRVGAAPSADEVTYLPGLAKQPSFRQYSGYLRIDPHKRLHYWFTEAQSNPESSPLVLWLNGGPGCSSMSGLLTEHGPFLIQPDGTTLQYNDYSWNKIANMLYLESPAGVGFSYSDDKDYATNDTQVARDNYLALKEFFHLFPEYSKNKFFLTGESYAGIYIPTLAEWVMQDSSINLKGLAVGNGLSSYEINDNSLVYFAYYHGLLGTGLWTDLQRFCCSQGKCNFHKNSNLNCTLRMQEMIQIVEESGLNIYNLYAPCAGGVPGSYRYDQDQLISYDLGISFIQQPLKYSWRQNLLRMPAAMKGVRLEPPCTNSTASTTYLNTPEVRQALHISSEAPEWHICSSEVNHNYKRQYMTVNDQYLKLLGTMEYRILVYNGDIDMACNFLGDEWFVDSLDQKVQVARRPWLYNDGTEDQIGGFVKEFTNIAFLTIKGAGHMVPTDQPQAAFTMFRRFIQQQPY; encoded by the exons ATGGCCCTAGTTACTGTGAAGGAACTGCTGAGCTTTGATTGTGGTTCGCTGGTAGCTTATCAATTAGATAAAAACTCTCAGCTTGACTCTATCAGCTTCCAGACCGTCCTCATGAGAAACATATTTGTGCATTTTCCTGATGTTATATTCATCCACAGAACCCACAATCCCAGGGGCAAAGCTCTATATATGTTCATGGTGGACAGACCTTTCCTGAAGCTGCAGGGTGAGATGACTAAGGTAATTCATTTTGCTGTCCCAGCTAAAGAATCTGCAGAAAGCCTAGCTCACATGTATAGGACTTTCAAGGCCTTCAACCCTGAGTGGAAGAAAATTAAGACCTTTCTGGTAGATCCACACTTTCGATTGTTGCAGACTCTTTCTGAAGCATTTCCATCTGCAGAGGTGCAACTATCTGTTTTCCATGTATGTAAGCACCTGCAGCAGAAGATTCATCAGATGTCTTTGGAATGCATCTCAGAGAGACTGATCTTAAATGCCTTGAGGAACACTATGTGTGCAGCCACTGAAAGCAACCTGAGAATGATGCACACAATCCTGAGTGACTTTGTGAAACCAGACTTGCTTCCCCAGCTTCATACTCACTGGCTTCTCAATGACAAGATATGGGCTATGCATAGATGGAGGAATTGGATGGAATGCAATCAGTATTTTAAAGACTTGGAGATCATCACACGGGGTTTAAGCCAGGTCTTCTGCACTGGACTGTCTCTGGAGATCTGCATCACTTCTCTAGCGAAACACTACCAGAAGTGTGTTTCAAAGAGACCCCCTGATGCTATGTTGTTCTCTGTTAACCCTCTTAGCAGTACCATGTCTACTGAGACAGTTTTTCAGagcctgccagctcaggactcatCACCAACCTCTCACAACCCCCAAATAGCTCTTCAGAATCAACCAGCTAAGAGTTCTCCACTAGTTTCTCCCAGTCTCACAACAGCTCATCAGAAATGGCCAGGTCAGAATTCCCCTCCAAATCCCCTGGTTCTTCTTCCGCATCCCCTGCCAGCTTCTCCAAGCCCCCTGCTTCTTCAGAATCAGCTGGCAGCCCCTCAGATCTTCCCTTTTCAGAACCAGCCAGCTCAATATTCTTCACCAGTTTCTCTCAGTCTCACAGCAGCTCATCAGAAATGGCCAGGTCAGAATTCCCTTCCAAATCCCCTAGTTCTTCAGAATCCCTTGCCTGCCCCTGAGAGTCCTCTGCTTCCTCAGAACCAGCTAGCAAACCCTCAGAGCCCCTTGAATCCTTTATCCCATGAAATTAAACTGGAGATCATCACTGAAGACCCAAAGGGTGATCAAGATGTGGAATGTAACCAAGAGACTGAAGACTGCATCAGGCAGTCACTGAGAGACATTTGCACAGAGCCTGCAGCCAGACTATGCTTGAACGAGTTTGCAGTGGCACAGAAATCTGTGCAGCTAATAGGCACTAATGAAGACATAGTCAATATACAGATCCTTGAAGATACCCACAGAGTGAACCAAAGGGGCCTGAAAAGCTGCACTTGCCACTTCAGTCAAGCTTtccagctgccctgcaggcacATCCTGGCTGTATTGAACTCTGATAAGAAGATCTTACAGCCGGAGATGCTGAGTGAGCAATGGCAGAAGGAACCTAATATCTCTCAGGCAGGGCAGAATGGCACCGATGGCCTCTTGGAGGTTTTGAAAAGCTCCTGGAATGAGTCCCTGGATAAATCCTTAGCAGTGTCCTTTCTTACAGCGGAGATTAGCCGGCTTCTTACCCAGTGCAGCAGTGAGGAGTTTGATCGGAGGTACAACACCCTCCGAGAATTGGCCGATAGCTGGATTGGACCTTATGTTCAG ATGGGGCCCGTCCTGCTCTGCGCGCTGCTGCTGGCCGCCTCCCGCGTCGGGGCGGCGCCCTCCGCCGACGAGGTGACCTACCTGCCGGGGCTGGCCAAGCAGCCCTCCTTCCGGCAGTACTCGGGCTACCTCCGCATCGACCCCCACAAGCGTCTGCACTACTG GTTTACAGAGGCTCAGAGCAACCCTGAGAGCAGCCCTCTGGTGCTGTGGCTGAATGGGGGACCTGGCTGCAGCTCCATGTCTGGCTTATTGACAGAGCATGGCCCCTTCCTG ATCCAGCCCGATGGGACCACCCTGCAGTACAATGACTATTCCTGGAATAAG ATTGCCAACATGCTGTACCTGGAGTCCCCAGCAGGTGTTGGCTTCTCCTACTCTGATGACAAAGACTATGCCACTAATGACACCCAG GTGGCCCGTGATAACTACTTGGCGCTGAAGGAGTTCTTCCACCTCTTTCCGGAGTACAGCAAGAACAAGTTCTTCCTGACTGGGGAGAGCTATGCTGGCATTTACATACCCACGCTGGCTGAGTGGGTGATGCAGGACTCCAGCATCAACTTGAAG GGACTTGCTGTGGGAAATGGCCTCTCCTCCTATGAGATCAATGACAATTCCCTGGTTTACTTTGCCTATTACCATGGCCTCCTGGGAACAGG GCTGTGGACAGATCTGCAGCGCTTCTGCTGCTCCCAGGGAAAATGCAACTTCCATAAAAACTCCAACCTGAACTGCACACTCAGG ATGCAAGAGATGATCCAGATCGTGGAGGAGTCAGGCCTGAACATCTACAATCTCTATGCCCCATGTGCTGGCGGTGTCCCTGGAAGCTACAG GTATGATCAGGACCAGCTCATCAGCTATGACTTGGGCATCTCCTTCATCCAGCAGCCCCTGAAATACTCCTGGAGGCAG AATCTGCTCCGGATGCCAGCAGCCATGAAAGGGGTTCGTCTAGAACCCCCTTGCACCAACTCCACAGCCTCCACCACCTACCTGAACACCCCTGAAGTGAGGCAGGCGCTGCACATCTCTTCAGAGGCACCTGAGTGGCATATATGCAG TTCAGAGGTGAACCACAACTACAAGCGGCAGTACATGACTGTGAACGACCAGTACCTGAAGCTGCTTGGCACCATG GAATACCGGATCCTGGTGTACAATGGTGACATTGACATGGCCTGCAACTTCCTGGGGGATGAGTGGTTCGTGGACTCTCTGGACCAGAAG gtgcaAGTGGCCCGCAGGCCCTGGTTGTACAATGATGGGACTGAAGACCAGATCGGGGGCTTTGTGAAGGAATTCACCAATATCGCCTTCCTCACCATCAAG GGAGCTGGTCACATGGTGCCCACAGACCAACCGCAAGCCGCCTTCACCATGTTCAGACGCTTCATTCAACAGCAGCCTTACTGA
- the NEURL2 gene encoding neuralized-like protein 2, translating to MSPLSPQQLYRARCLSLTGLLKNSHNPVLSVNATEMAAACHPPTRFHHVHGTNIRIDPSHTQATRVESFANGLCFSQEPLEPGQIFLVEIEEKELGWCGHLRVGLTAHDPRSLDVVPEYSLPDLVSMGDTWVFAITRHHNRVTPDGSEARVQGFLSEPYLLIEQVRIPRDKLVGRSRPSQYSHMLDDLYKTNMLPPTARRSRIGVLYAIRSDGMADMHIIINGEDMGPSARSLPASRPLYAVIDVFASTKSVRVIQVEYGFPSLQTLCRLVIQKHIVHRLAIDGLDLPPLLKNFCKYE from the exons ATGTCACCACTCTCCCCACAACAGCTGTACAGAGCCAGGTGCTTGAGCCTGACTGGCCTGCTTAAAAATAGCCACAACCCTGTGCtctctgtgaatgccacagagatggctgctgcctgccacccacccacccgATTCCACCACGTCCATGGCACCAACATCCGCATTGACCCCTCGCACACTCAGGCCACCAGGGTGGAGAGCTTTGCCAACGGGCTATGTTtcagccaggagcccctggaGCCTGGACAGATCTTCCTAGTGGAGATTGAGGAGAAGGAGCTGGGCTGGTGTGGCCACTTGCGGGTGGGGCTAACAGCACATGACCCAAGAAGCCTGGATGTGGTGCCAGAGTATTCGCTCCCAGACCTGGTCAGTATGGGGGACACCTGGGTTTTTGCCATCACCAGGCATCACAACCGTGTTACTCCAGATGGCTCGGAGGCTCGGGTCCAAGGCTTCCTCTCAGAACCCTACCTGCTCATAGAACAAGTCAGGATTCCCCGAGACAAGCTGGTGGGACGGAGCAGGCCCAGCCAGTACAGCCACATGCTGGATGACTTGTACAAGACAAATATGCTGCCCCCGACAGCCCGGAGGAGCAGGATTGGGGTGCTGTATGCCATCCGGTCTGATGGGATGGCAGACATGCACATTATCATCAATGGAGAAGACATGGGACCAAGTGCCAGGAGCCTCCCTGCCTCCCGCCCACTCTATGCAGTGATCGATGTCTTTGCTTCAACCAAGAGTGTCCGTGTCATCCAAGTGGAATATGGCT TCCCTTCCTTGCAGACCCTCTGTCGACTGGTCATCCAGAAGCACATTGTCCACCGATTGGCCATCGATGGGCTGGACCTGCCTCCACTCTTGAAGAACTTCTGCAAATATGAATGA